A portion of the Cellulophaga algicola DSM 14237 genome contains these proteins:
- the pgi gene encoding glucose-6-phosphate isomerase, translating to MALQNINPTSTKAWKQLTAHFNENKNQEIKEYFKSDATRADKFTIEWNDFLVDFSKNRLSKETLNLLLNLAEEVNLKEAIGKYFAGDIINQTEGRAVLHTALRAKKSDSILVDGENVIPEIYEVKEKMKTFTESVISGAKKGFTGKKFTDVVNIGIGGSDLGPAMVAEGLKFYGNHLKMHFVSNVDGDHVYETLRHLDPETTLFVVVSKTFTTQETLSNATTIKKWFLRHATQADVAKHFAAVSTNTEKIAEFGIASENVFPMWDWVGGRFSLWSAVGLSIALAVGFENFNALLEGANEMDEHFKNEDFDQNIPVVLALISVWYNNFYGAETEAIIPYTQYLSRFSAYLQQGIMESNGKSIDRGGNPVGYQTGTIIWGEPGTNSQHAFFQLIHQGTKLIPTDFIGYKESLHGDVDHHNKLMANFFAQTEALMNGKEAAEVKKELLEKDMDEKALKELLPFKVFQGNNPTNSLLIDKLTPKSLGALIAMYEHKIFVQGVIWNIFSYDQWGVELGKQLATTILEDIENSEIANHDSSTLNLLQNFKK from the coding sequence GATGCTACGCGTGCTGATAAATTTACTATTGAGTGGAATGATTTTTTAGTAGATTTTTCAAAAAATAGACTTTCTAAAGAAACTTTAAATTTACTGCTTAATTTAGCAGAAGAAGTTAATTTAAAAGAGGCTATAGGAAAGTATTTTGCGGGTGATATCATCAACCAAACAGAAGGTAGAGCAGTTCTTCATACGGCATTGAGAGCTAAAAAATCAGACAGCATTTTAGTTGATGGTGAAAATGTAATTCCAGAAATTTATGAGGTTAAAGAAAAGATGAAAACTTTTACCGAATCTGTTATTTCCGGAGCTAAAAAGGGCTTTACAGGAAAGAAATTTACAGATGTTGTTAATATAGGTATTGGTGGTTCAGATCTTGGTCCTGCAATGGTTGCAGAAGGATTAAAGTTTTATGGTAATCATTTAAAAATGCATTTTGTAAGTAATGTAGATGGGGATCATGTTTATGAAACTTTACGTCATTTAGATCCAGAAACAACATTATTTGTTGTGGTTTCTAAAACATTTACAACACAAGAGACCTTAAGTAATGCAACAACGATTAAAAAATGGTTTTTAAGACATGCAACACAAGCAGATGTTGCGAAGCATTTTGCTGCAGTTTCTACCAATACAGAGAAAATAGCAGAATTTGGTATTGCCTCTGAAAATGTATTCCCAATGTGGGATTGGGTTGGAGGTCGTTTTTCATTGTGGAGTGCAGTAGGTTTATCAATTGCATTAGCAGTAGGCTTTGAGAATTTTAATGCATTATTAGAAGGTGCTAATGAAATGGATGAGCATTTTAAGAATGAAGATTTTGATCAGAATATTCCGGTAGTTCTGGCATTGATAAGTGTTTGGTACAATAATTTTTATGGTGCTGAAACGGAAGCCATCATCCCTTATACACAATATTTAAGTCGTTTTTCTGCATACTTACAACAAGGTATTATGGAGAGTAATGGTAAAAGTATAGATAGGGGTGGTAACCCAGTAGGTTACCAAACGGGTACTATTATTTGGGGGGAACCAGGTACAAATTCTCAACATGCGTTTTTTCAATTAATACATCAAGGAACAAAATTAATCCCAACAGATTTTATTGGATATAAAGAATCGCTGCATGGTGATGTTGACCATCATAATAAACTAATGGCAAACTTCTTTGCTCAAACAGAAGCTTTGATGAATGGTAAAGAAGCTGCTGAGGTAAAGAAAGAGTTGTTAGAAAAAGATATGGATGAGAAAGCGCTAAAGGAATTGCTTCCTTTTAAAGTTTTTCAAGGTAATAATCCTACGAATAGTTTGCTAATAGATAAGCTAACTCCTAAGAGTTTGGGTGCTTTAATTGCAATGTATGAACATAAAATATTCGTTCAAGGGGTTATTTGGAATATATTTAGTTATGATCAATGGGGTGTAGAGCTAGGAAAACAATTAGCAACTACAATTCTTGAGGATATTGAGAATTCCGAAATTGCTAATCATGATTCCTCAACATTGAATCTTTTGCAGAATTTTAAGAAATAA